One Cucurbita pepo subsp. pepo cultivar mu-cu-16 chromosome LG07, ASM280686v2, whole genome shotgun sequence genomic region harbors:
- the LOC111798414 gene encoding EIN3-binding F-box protein 1-like has protein sequence MPALVNYGGDDECYPGVSFYPSPMDLDGLLPSSSHVDLYFRPSKRARIGAPVVFGGRASEQVCKPSIEALPDECLFEIFRHLHSTKERSSCAGVSKRWLMLLSTIRKAEICKSNRASINPLVERLNVVQKKPESDEISDHEDESNGFLTRCLEGKKATDVRLAAIAVGTSGRGGLGKLSIRGSNSTRGVTNLGISAIAHGCPSLRMLSLWNVPSVGDEGLFEIAKECHLLEKLDLCHCPSISDKGLIAIAERCTNLTSLIIESCPNIGNEGLQAIGKSCSKLQTISIRDCPRVGDQGVSSLFASSTCAITKVKIQAMNITDFSLAVIGHYGRAITHLTLSGLQNVSEKGFWVMGSAKGLKKLTSVTIASCRGMTDVSLEAMGKGIANLKQMCIQKCCFVSDNGLIAFARTAGSLETLQLEECNRITLLGIGGALSNHIRNLKSLTLVKCMGIKDIAQEVTLPSLCTSLRSLSIQNCPGFGSASLSMVGTLCPQLQHVKLIGLYSITDASMLPLLETCEGLVKVNLSGCVNLTDETISTLVRLHGGTIEVLNLDRCRKITDASLVAIADACLSLNELDVSKCAITDAGLAVLSSSEQINLQVLSLSGCSEVSNKSLPFLERLGKSLVGLNLKNCHSISSGTVGMIIEDLWRCDILV, from the exons ATGCCTGCTCTCGTCAATTACGGTG GTGATGATGAATGTTACCCTGGGGTTTCATTTTACCCCAGTCCCATGGATTTGGATGGCTTGCTGCCATCTAGCTCTCATGTCGATCTGTATTTTCGACCTAGTAAGAGAGCTCGGATCGGTGCTCCGGTCGTGTTTGGAGGAAGAGCAAGTGAGCAGGTGTGTAAACCATCCATTGAAGCTCTTCCTGATGAGTGTCTCTTTGAGATCTTCAGGCATCTGCACAGTACTAAAGAAAGGAGCTCGTGTGCAGGCGTCTCGAAACGGTGGCTTATGCTTTTGAGTACTATTCGTAAGGCGGAAATTTGCAAGAGCAATCGTGCATCGATCAATCCGTTGGTTGAACGTTTGAATGTTGTGCAGAAGAAGCCTGAATCTGATGAGATTTCGGATCATGAGGATGAAAGTAATGGTTTTCTTACAAGATGtttggaaggaaagaaagctACTGATGTAAGACTTGCTGCTATTGCAGTAGGAACTAGTGGACGTGGGGGTTTGGGTAAGCTTTCGATTCGAGGAAGTAACTCTACTCGGGGAGTTACCAATCTCGGTATTTCGGCGATTGCCCATGGTTGCCCTTCTCTTCGGATGCTTTCTCTGTGGAATGTACCATCGGTCGGGGATGAAGGATTGTTTGAAATAGCTAAAGAATGTCATTTGCTCGAGAAACTTGACCTCTGCCACTGCCCTTCGATATCGGACAAAGGTTTGATTGCAATTGCGGAGCGATGCACAAATTTGACCTCGCTAATCATTGAATCATGTCCAAACATTGGAAACGAGGGTTTGCAAGCAATTGGAAAATCGTGTTCTAAACTACAGACGATCTCTATCAGAGATTGCCCTCGTGTCGGGGATCAAGGTGTGTCAAGTCTATTCGCGTCATCTACTTGTGCCATAACGAAGGTAAAGATCCAAGCAATGAACATAACGGATTTCTCTCTTGCTGTGATTGGACACTATGGCCGAGCCATAACACACCTAACCCTTAGTGGTCTTCAGAACGTTAGCGAGAAGGGGTTTTGGGTAATGGGAAGCGCTAAGGGCTTGAAGAAATTAACGTCGGTGACAATTGCTTCGTGCCGAGGGATGACCGATGTGAGTCTTGAAGCAATGGGAAAGGGAATTGCAAACCTGAAGCAGATGTGCATTCAGAAGTGTTGTTTTGTATCAGACAACGGATTGATAGCGTTCGCTAGAACTGCAGGATCGCTCGAGACCTTGCAACTAGAGGAGTGCAACAGAATCACGTTATTGGGCATCGGCGGTGCCCTCTCGAACCATATTCGGAATTTGAAGTCTCTTACTTTGGTGAAGTGCATGGGGATCAAAGATATAGCTCAAGAAGTAACATTGCCCTCTCTTTGCACCTCCCTTAGATCCTTATCTATCCAAAACTGCCCTGGCTTTGGCAGTGCTAGTCTTTCAATGGTCGGGACGTTATGTCCTCAACTTCAGCACGTCAAATTGATTGGCCTTTACAGTATCACGGATGCCTCGATGCTTCCACTTCTCGAGACCTGTGAAGGGCTCGTGAAGGTGAACCTTAGTGGTTGCGTAAATTTGACAGACGAAACGATCTCAACCTTGGTTAGGCTACACGGAGGAACGATTGAAGTTCTGAATCTCGACCGTTGCAGAAAGATCACTGATGCAAGTTTGGTAGCTATTGCAGACGCGTGCTTATCATTAAACGAATTAGATGTTTCGAAGTGTGCAATCACCGACGCAGGGCTTGCAGTTCTTTCATCTTCAGAGCAAATAAACTTGCAAGTCCTCTCCCTATCGGGTTGTTCCGAAGTATCGAACAAGAGCTTGCCGTTCTTAGAAAGATTGGGAAAGTCACTCGTTGGCTTGAATCTCAAAAACTGCCACTCGATCAGTAGTGGCACGGTCGGGATGATCATTGAGGACTTATGGAGATGCGACATTCTCGTCTAA